The Coriobacteriia bacterium DNA window GTGCCGATCGTCTTCGCCGGCACGCACACGGGTGAGATACGCGAGCGCACGTTCGCCGAAGTGCTCGAGGTCGCTCAAGGGGCCGGAATCGCCGATCTCGTGTACGCCCCCGGATACGTAGCTGACGAGGCAATGGCGGCCCTATACGCCAGCGCGCTCGCGCTCGTGATGCCCACGTTCTTCGGCCCCACGAACATTCCTGTGTTCGAGGCGTTCCAGCTCGGCTGCCCGGTGATCACGTCCGACATGCGCGGGATCAGGGAGCAGGCGGGCGACGCCGCGCTGCTGGTGGATCCGGAGTCGAGCGCGGACATCGCGGCCGCCATCCGCCGCATCGTCGACGAGCCCGGCCTTCGCGGTGAACTCGCGAGGCGGGGCCGCATGCGGCTGAGCGCCTACACGCGCGACGACTACCTGGCGCTGCTGAAAGACGCTTTGAACGAGGCAAAACGACGCGTTGCGGGAGGTCATTCATGAGTGAGGCCGAGGTGTTCGGCGCCTATGCGGGCTTCTATGACGCGCTGTACGCAGACAAGGACTACGAGGGCGAGTGTGACTTCATCGAGCAGGTGCTGGAGGCCCAGGGTCTACCGGCACGTGCGAGCGTGCTCGACCTTGGATGCGGCACCGGCGGCCATGCGATCCCGCTGGCGCTGCGGGGCTTTGCTGTCGTCGGGGTCGACCGGGCGCCGGCCATGGTGGAGCAGGCTTGGGCGAAGGGCACCGAGGTGGGCGTGTCCGCCCGGTTCGTCGAAGGGGACGTGCGCACGTTCGAGCTGGGTGAGACCTTCGACGCCGTGATCTCGATGTTCGCCGTCGTCTCTTATCAGCTCACCGATGATGATCTCGCCGCGATGTTCGCGACTGCTCGCCGCCACCTGCGGGAGGGTGGCGTATTCGTCTTCGACGGCTGGCACGGACCGGCTGTGATCGCGCAGCAGCCCTCGGTTGCCAGCAAGACGGTCTCGCTGCCCGACGGCGGTACGATCGCGCGCACGGCCCGGCCGGGCCACGACGAGTCCGCTCACACCGTCACGGTCACCTACGAGGTTGTGCACACCAGCGCGTCAGGAGAGGTCGTCCGGCGTACGCAGGAATCCCACGCCGTGCGCTACCTCTTCGCCGATGAGATCTCGCGGTTGCTGGCCGCAGCCGGCTTCGAGCTGATCGCGATCGGCCCGTTTGGCGACCTGTCACGCAAGCCCACTGAGGCTGACTGGAACTTCTCGGTGGTGGCGAGAGCGGTATGACCCGACGGGCAGAAACACCGGGGGTGACCCGGCGGGTTACACTGTCTCGCACGCTATTCAAGTATCGGGGAGGCCGTCTGGTGCGCACCACCTACCGCGTCTGTCTGCTGCCCGGCGAGGGCATCGGACCGGATATCGCCGCCGAGGCGACGTGAGCGGCGGGAGGCCGGTCCACTGGATCGTCCCGGCGTACAACGAGGCCGCTTCGATTGTCGACCTGACCGATCGCATCGCCGAGGTATCCGCCCAGCAGGGCTGGGAATGGGACCTGCTCGTCGTCGACGATGGCAGTACGGACGACACGGGCCCGCTTCTGCGCGCGCATGTCGAGCAGTACGGGCTACCGGTGAGCATCGTGCGCAACGAGCCCAACCAAGGGCTCGGCTTCACGATTCGCCGCGGCCTGCGAATGGGTTCTGAGAGGTCCGCTCCTGATGACGTGCTGATCACGCTCGACGCCGATCTCACGCAGGACCCCGGGTACGCGCCCTCCATGGTGGCCGAGCTTTCGGGGGGCTACGACGTGGTCATCGCCTCACGCTACCGGGCCGGCTCCGGCGTGCAGGGACTCTCCGGCCTCAGGCGTGCATTGTCCTACGGGGCGAGCGCCATGGTCGCGCTCGTGCGTCCTGTCTACAACGTGCGCGACTACTCCTGCGGGTTTCGGGCTTATCGTGCTTCAGTCATCCAGGAGGGCTTCGCCGAGTACGGTGACGAGTTCGTGAGCGAGCGAGGCTTCGCCTGCATGCTTGAGCTGGCCGAGCGCCTGCGCGAGAATGCCGCATTCGTGGAGGTGCCCTTCGTCTTGCGCTACCAAGACAAGCGCAAGGCCTCCGAGATCCGCATCCTGCCCACGATAGGTGCGTACTTCCGAGTCATCGCGAAGGTGGCCTCGACCCGCCGCAAGCCGGTACCGTACTCCACTCTGGGTGTGGCTTTCGCGTCGATCGCACTCTCGGCGGTAGCGCAGCTCATGCTGCGCCTCGGTGCGCAAGACCTGGGCGACCTGTCGCTGGTCGCGACGCTTTCGACTGCACTCACGCGCCCGATCGTGCTAGGCGGGCTTGCGGTGTATGCGGTTGCCTCGGCACTCTGGCTCGGCGTGCTTTCGCGTATGGAGCTTGCGGTTGCCTATCCGCTGGGGGCGAGCGGTTACGTGTTCGTCGTGCTGCTGGCGGCGCTCTCCGGCGAGATGGTGACAGCGCTGCGCTGGTTCGGCGTCCTGCTCATCGTGCTTGGCGTCCTACTGGTGGGCTGGCTCGGCGTGGCGCCGGTGAGGAGGGCGCATCCCGAATGAAGCTCCACGGACTCATCTACGTGCTCACCGCTGTGATGTTTGTGGTCACGGGTCAGGTCCTGCTCAAGGTCGGGATGACGCGGGTGGGTGAGATCGGTCGCGCGCGGCTGTCGCACCCGGTTCGCCTCACCATCGACGTACTCATGACGTGGCAGGTGCCGGTCGGGCTGCTGATCTACGTGATCTCGGCTGCGCTGTGGATACTGGCGCTCTCGACGGTGCCGCTGTCGGTGGCCTACCCTTTCCTGGGTCTGAGCTACGTGGCGATTGCCGCCACGTCGGTTCTTCTGCTGGGTGAGTGGCTGACGCCGGCTCAGTGGGTCGGCATCGTGTTAGTGGTCTCAGGTGTTGTGACCGTTGCGCTGACGGCGTGAGAAGGGATGAGCTCTTGACCGGTGGGAGCACGACGGCCTCAGGTGACGAGTGGCGCATCGATTGGTACTGGATTGGTGCGCTCGGCTGCGCACTTGTCGTTGCACTCGTCCAGCTCGTCATGATCGGCGGCCCCCTCGCCGGGTATCACGGCTACAACGAGAGCTTCTACTACACACACGCGCTGCAGAATCTGGAGCGCGGTCTGGCCGACCAGATTCTGCGGCCGATCGATCCGAACAACCCGTTCCTCTACCCGCTCGCGCTTGCAACGTGGCTTCGCGTCTTCGGTCCCACGGTAGTCGCAGGCCGTTTGCTCGGTGTCGTCCTCAGCGTGGCACTCGTGCTGCTCACGTTCTGGATCGCGCGGCAGCTGTACAACAAGCGCATCGCGCTCCTCTCGGCGGTATTCGCGTCAGTCACTCCAGGGGTCTTGCTCACGGGGCGCAACATGCAGACCGACACGCTGATGCTCGTACTGGTGCTCGCGGCCCTCGGATGCTTCCTCAAAGCAGTACCGAGCAACAGCGGCCGCTGGGCGGTGGCGGCGGGGGCCTTCTTCGGCCTCTCCTTTGTGGCCAAGCTGCCCGCGGTCTTGTTCGTCGTCGCTCTCGCCATCTGGCAAGTGTGGCGTGGGCGCGGTTGGGAGTGGTTGAAGGACCGCGCCACCTGGATTACGGCGGCAGTTGCAGGGGCCGTCGGTTTGCCGTGGTATCTGGCCCGGATCCTCGGCAACACCCAGTTCGCGGGCACCCAAGGTGCGCTTGCATCGAACGCGGCGGAGTGGATCGGCTTCGACTTCCTCTACCGCTCCGTGTGGTCCGAGCAGGTCTGGATGCTCACACCCCTTGTGGCCATCGCTGCAGTCCTCGGTGTCGGCGTCGCGGTCTGGAAGCGCACCACGGCTGACAAGCTGCTACTTTCCATCATCGCCGTGTTCTCTGTGTTCTTCCTGTTCTTCAACTTCCACTCGTACTACTTCGTTGCGCTGCTGCCGTTCTTCGTCATCCTAGCGTCGCGCGCGCTTTGGACGCTGTGGGCGCGCAGCGACCGTCGAGTCCTCGCAACCGCGGCGCTTGTCGTGGTCCTGGCGCTCCCGCTTTCGGTGCTCATCATGAGCGGGAAGAAGTGGACGACGGTGCGCATCGATGAGGCCCCCCTGTTGCTCGAGCGCGCCGGCTTCGATCCGGATCGGACCACTATAGGCATGTCGCCCGAGGCAGAAGGTACGTTTGGACCGGCGGTCACGTACTACTTCACGTCCCGCGGCTTTCCCAAGCCGCAGTTGTTCGCGGACTCTCCGGGAGAGGTCAACGTCGGGGCAGGCAATCGGCTGGCGGTACTCTCGTTCTTGCTCGCCGGAGACGCTCCCGGGGTTGAGATGGTCGCGCCCCTGAACATCGAGATGGTCGCGCCGGTCGTGTTCGGACAGGCTCTTCGCATGGACGGCGGGCTGTTCCACTTCTACGCCCCCGGCGAGTTGGCCGTCGAAAGGGTGGGGCCATGGTGGCAGTTCGGCGTCGAGAGGCGATTTCAGGGTGTAGACATCGTTCTTTACGAGGTCGCGGCTGAGTAGCAGCGGTGCGCGCTATGATGTCGGCATCCGCACGGCAACCCGGAGGATTCGACCTGTGACGCTCCGCCATATCGCCCACCGCATACTGCCCCCGATCGTCGTCGACGGCTTGCGCAAAGTCGTTGGGCGCAAAGGGCCTGTACCGGGTCGCTTCGAAGTGGTGGGCAGCGAGTGGCCAACGCGTGTGGATGCGAACCCCGGGTGGGAGGACGCCGGAATCCCCTCGTCTCAGGCCGAGCGTTGGGCCGCGTTCGTATCGGCGTGTTCGGGTACTGCTCCGCTCGATGTGGCACATGAGGCAGCCGAGCCCATCCCGCGCAACATGGTGTTCCACAACACGTACATGACGTTCGGGTATGTGCTCGCACTTGCGGCCAAGGGCGAGGCCGAGTTCTCGATGCTTGACTGGGGAGGTGGGCTGGGGCATTACGCGGTCGTCGCGCAAGCCATGCTGCCCGACACGCATGTCGAGTACCACTGCAAGGACCTGCCCGCCTTCTGCGAGCAGGGGAGGCTGCTGCTTCCGGAGGCGACGTTTCACTCGGACGACACGTGTCTGTCGCGCACGTACGACCTCGTGGTGGCGAGCGGGTCGCTGCAGTGTTCGAGCGAATGGCGGCAGGTTGTGTCAGGACTCGTGCAGGCCACCGGACGCTACCTTTACGTCACCCGTCTTCCGGTGCTCATCGAGTCGCCTTCGATGGTGGTTCGTCAGCAGGCCCGCATCCAGGGGTTCAACGACGATCTGTTGGGCTGGTTCCTCAACCGGCAGGAGTTCATCGATTACGTCGAGTCTCAGGGCATGCAGCTTATGCGCGAGTTCTACGTCGACGAGCATCCGTTCATCGAGGGCGCTTCCGAACAGGCCGACGTGCGCGGCTTCCTGTTCAGGCCGAAGGGTTCGGGGGTAAGGCTGACGTGAGCTGGGGCCGCTTTGTCCGACTGCTCGTGCTGTTCCTCGCCATCATCGGGGTGTTCGTGGCCGCACGTGCGGCGTTTGCCTTCGGAGCATCGTTGCTGATGACGGGATTCGCGGTAGTTCCGCTGTCGATGCAACTGTCCAGTGTGTGGTATGTTTCGATGATCGGGATGATTGCCGCGTCGTTAATGGCGCGCGGTCCCAAGTGGAACAAGCTGGACGTCGAACTGTTCCTGCTACTCGGAACGCTCACCGCATTCGTCGACTTGCTGACTGCTCCGCTACTGACGCTCGGGATGCCGATGGCCGCTGCCATCTATGTGCGTGCACTGCATGGCCAGATCATGGATAGCCGAGGCGGGCTGAAGATGCTTGGTCGCGGAGCACTCGGCTGGCTTGCGGGCTATGCGGGTGCGTGGGCTTCGAAGGCCGTTTTGGCTCAGGTAGCCATTGATGAGAATGCCATGATACGAACGATAATGCAGGTGTGGAACAGAGCCGGAGTCGACGACTCCTCTAGCAGCGTCGTGCACTCTCTGCTCCGGAACTTGGCAGGAATTGCACCTGGTATGAGACTGGATGCAGCCGTATCCTTGGGTGGGAAGCTTGCAGCCAACGTCCTTCCTTTGCTTGTCTTCGCCGGGTTCTTAGTCGCTACAGGGGTGGCGTTCTTCCGTCTGTGGCGTGCCGGCGATGCACCATGGGCACGCGCCTCAAGGTGGCCGCTAGCCCTGCTCGCCGCCGCGCCATACGCGTGGTTCCTGCTGGTAGCGAACCACAGCTTCTTCCACTACTGGTACTCCTACAGGATTCAAGCAGTGACGGTGTTAGTCGTTGGGCTGTTGCTCGCACTTGATTCGGTGCGGGGCGTGGCCCCAAGTGTCGCCATCTTCGAGGTAAGCAACAGCAGTTATGATGCGAACCGGCAAGAACTTGACTGATGCGGCAGACCGGCGGACTGTCGCACGCGCCTGCTTCGCGGTAATGTGGCTGGTCGGTTCGATGGCATACGCTATGCGTGCCGTGTACTTTGACTTCGCTTCAGGTGGCTCGTACACGGCGGCGGAGTGGCTGATCAACTACGGAGGCGGGTTTGTCCGACGGGGGCTCGCCGGGCAACTGATACTCACCCTTGCCCCCCCCGGAGCCCCGAGTCTGCAATTCCTCTGGCTGATCGTCGCTTGCTGCTATTTAATTCTGCTCGTCACGTTCCTGTGGTGGCTGCTTCGGAGCGACTGGACATGGTGGAGTATCGCCGTCGCTTGTTCGCCGGCGGCGCTGCCATTCATCGCCTGGGATTGGCAGGGAGCCTTTCGTAAGGAGATTGTCGTTCTGACCGCTCTTGCCCTACTGGTGCTGCATGGGACTCGGCGCAAGGGGAGTCCGGGCGCGGTCTTTACGCTGTCCGCCGGCGTACTTGCTTACGGATTCGCCATTCTGGTCTGGGAGCCAAGTGTGGTTGCGCTACCTGCGGTGATCTACATGCTAGGCGACAAGTTGGTTCTACCATTGCGTCCTCACTGGTATCTGCTCGCCAGAGCTTCAGTGGCTTCTTTGACGTTTGCCGGTGTTGCGGCGAGTATGGCTGCTCGCGGCGATGCTGCCACCGTCGCAGCCATCTATCGTGCGATTGATGAGCATGGGCTGCTGAAGACCGGATTCACTAGACTACCGATCGAGCTTCTGCAGCTGACGAACGCACAGGCCGTGGCGGGGGTCGTAGCTTCGGGCCCGATCAACGTCCTATATTTGCCACTGGCCCTCTTGTCCCTTCTGCCTATTGTGACAAGCTGTTGGTTCAGGCGTGACCTGCGGTGGGTGGTGGCATGCCTGCTATTCTCGGTCCCACTGTTCGTAGTGGGTCTAGATTATGGGCGCTGGATTCATCTAGTTGTGATGCAGCTGTCGCTGATGCTGATTGCCGCTCGAGTGCCCGAGAGGAATTCCTCGGGTTGGCGATTAGGCCACACCCTGTTGTTCGTCTCGGCATGGGGGCTGCCGCACTGGGGGTCGTTCACTGCATCGATGCGATGGTTCGGTGCCTTTGGCACTTTGGCCCAAATAGTGTTGGGCGGCTAGACATTCCATGGCTGCAGGTCAGGCCGAGGTGTGCCGTAGCGCCCGTGCAGCCGCTACGGCGAAGCGCACGTCCGAGACGCGCATAACAAGCAGGTCGACAAGGCGCGTCTGCGTCTCGCGGGCGTAGGTCCAAATGACATAGCCCGAGATGACCGTGTAGGAGACTGTCGTCGCGATCGCGGCTCCCGCTGGGCCCAGCAGGGGGATGAGCGCCAGGTTCAGCGCGAAGTTGATCAGCAACGTCGTTGTGCTCATGCGCGGGAACAGTCGACCGTGCGAGGCGAGATAGGCCGCGGGCTGACTGGCGATACCCCATGCCACGATGCCGGGTGTCAAGACGGCGATCACGGTGGCGGCTTGGGCGAACTGGGTGCCGAACAACGCGAGTACAAGTGGGCGAGCGATCAGTGCGAGGACCCCTGCCGTGATGAGCATGAACGCCGTGAGTAACCGCGTGGTGCGGGCTGTGAGATCCGCCCCACTCTGCGCGTCCTCTTGCAGCGAGCGCGCCATGAGGGCGGCGCCCAGTGCCTGTGGGGCGTAGATGAGCAGCTCCGCCAGGGACACCCCGACCGAGTAGACACCCACGCCCGCCGCCGACCCCAGGATCCCCAACAGCACCACGTCCTGACGCATCTCAAGGTAACCGGTCACCGACTGGACATAGCTGCGGCGCGCGTAGGGGAGCTCCGCGCGCAGTCTGGACACGGACGGGCGGGGTAGTGACCGGACGCGGGTCGCCAGTGTGGTGCCCACCGCCCCGACCGCCAATGCGACCGCCAGCGCAGCGAGCACGCTTTCGAGAGTGAGTCGGCCCAAGACCGCAAGCGTCCCGATGAGCGAGAGCGAGACCGCCGCCGCCGTTGCTTGTGCAAGTGCTTGGCTGGGCACTCTTCCAAGTCCCGTGAGAACTCCACCCGCGAGGGCCGTAAGCAGCAGTAGCGGCACGGTTGTGGCAGCGATGACCACGGAGACCGTCGAGACTTGATCCAGGGCGGGCACGAGAAGCCACATCACAAGCATCGTCAAGGGAATGCCAAGCGCCGAGACGGTGAGGGTGTAGGCGAGCGAGTCCGAGACGGTCGCGGCGAGATCCGAGCCATCGCGTCCCACGTGGTAGGCGTGCGCCGCTTCGAGTCCAAGACCCAGAAGCAGCGCTGCGATCGCGGGGAACTGCTGGAGCAGCGCCAGCTGCCCCTTCGCCTCGACTCCAAGGGCACGAGAAACCATGATTGCGATGGCGAAGCTGGCTGCGAGTCGCAACGCAGTGGCCGCTCCAACCGACAGACTGCCGCCGAGGATGCTGGCGTGAGGACGTTCCTGCACGCTCTACCTCCTCGGTCCGCACTCGGCTAGTCTGGCGTCACCATCCTATCGGATAATCGATCGAATCCCAGCAGTTCGCTGCCTAGGCCAACTGCCGCGCGAACCTATTCTCGCTGATCAGGCGCCTCTTCTGTCGTGCGGACGAGCACGATCCATCCCATTGAGGATTGAGG harbors:
- a CDS encoding methyltransferase domain-containing protein, which produces MSEAEVFGAYAGFYDALYADKDYEGECDFIEQVLEAQGLPARASVLDLGCGTGGHAIPLALRGFAVVGVDRAPAMVEQAWAKGTEVGVSARFVEGDVRTFELGETFDAVISMFAVVSYQLTDDDLAAMFATARRHLREGGVFVFDGWHGPAVIAQQPSVASKTVSLPDGGTIARTARPGHDESAHTVTVTYEVVHTSASGEVVRRTQESHAVRYLFADEISRLLAAAGFELIAIGPFGDLSRKPTEADWNFSVVARAV
- a CDS encoding glycosyltransferase, whose translation is MSGGRPVHWIVPAYNEAASIVDLTDRIAEVSAQQGWEWDLLVVDDGSTDDTGPLLRAHVEQYGLPVSIVRNEPNQGLGFTIRRGLRMGSERSAPDDVLITLDADLTQDPGYAPSMVAELSGGYDVVIASRYRAGSGVQGLSGLRRALSYGASAMVALVRPVYNVRDYSCGFRAYRASVIQEGFAEYGDEFVSERGFACMLELAERLRENAAFVEVPFVLRYQDKRKASEIRILPTIGAYFRVIAKVASTRRKPVPYSTLGVAFASIALSAVAQLMLRLGAQDLGDLSLVATLSTALTRPIVLGGLAVYAVASALWLGVLSRMELAVAYPLGASGYVFVVLLAALSGEMVTALRWFGVLLIVLGVLLVGWLGVAPVRRAHPE
- a CDS encoding SMR family transporter; amino-acid sequence: MKLHGLIYVLTAVMFVVTGQVLLKVGMTRVGEIGRARLSHPVRLTIDVLMTWQVPVGLLIYVISAALWILALSTVPLSVAYPFLGLSYVAIAATSVLLLGEWLTPAQWVGIVLVVSGVVTVALTA
- a CDS encoding glycosyltransferase family 39 protein: MTGGSTTASGDEWRIDWYWIGALGCALVVALVQLVMIGGPLAGYHGYNESFYYTHALQNLERGLADQILRPIDPNNPFLYPLALATWLRVFGPTVVAGRLLGVVLSVALVLLTFWIARQLYNKRIALLSAVFASVTPGVLLTGRNMQTDTLMLVLVLAALGCFLKAVPSNSGRWAVAAGAFFGLSFVAKLPAVLFVVALAIWQVWRGRGWEWLKDRATWITAAVAGAVGLPWYLARILGNTQFAGTQGALASNAAEWIGFDFLYRSVWSEQVWMLTPLVAIAAVLGVGVAVWKRTTADKLLLSIIAVFSVFFLFFNFHSYYFVALLPFFVILASRALWTLWARSDRRVLATAALVVVLALPLSVLIMSGKKWTTVRIDEAPLLLERAGFDPDRTTIGMSPEAEGTFGPAVTYYFTSRGFPKPQLFADSPGEVNVGAGNRLAVLSFLLAGDAPGVEMVAPLNIEMVAPVVFGQALRMDGGLFHFYAPGELAVERVGPWWQFGVERRFQGVDIVLYEVAAE
- a CDS encoding class I SAM-dependent methyltransferase is translated as MTLRHIAHRILPPIVVDGLRKVVGRKGPVPGRFEVVGSEWPTRVDANPGWEDAGIPSSQAERWAAFVSACSGTAPLDVAHEAAEPIPRNMVFHNTYMTFGYVLALAAKGEAEFSMLDWGGGLGHYAVVAQAMLPDTHVEYHCKDLPAFCEQGRLLLPEATFHSDDTCLSRTYDLVVASGSLQCSSEWRQVVSGLVQATGRYLYVTRLPVLIESPSMVVRQQARIQGFNDDLLGWFLNRQEFIDYVESQGMQLMREFYVDEHPFIEGASEQADVRGFLFRPKGSGVRLT
- a CDS encoding polysaccharide biosynthesis C-terminal domain-containing protein — translated: MQERPHASILGGSLSVGAATALRLAASFAIAIMVSRALGVEAKGQLALLQQFPAIAALLLGLGLEAAHAYHVGRDGSDLAATVSDSLAYTLTVSALGIPLTMLVMWLLVPALDQVSTVSVVIAATTVPLLLLTALAGGVLTGLGRVPSQALAQATAAAVSLSLIGTLAVLGRLTLESVLAALAVALAVGAVGTTLATRVRSLPRPSVSRLRAELPYARRSYVQSVTGYLEMRQDVVLLGILGSAAGVGVYSVGVSLAELLIYAPQALGAALMARSLQEDAQSGADLTARTTRLLTAFMLITAGVLALIARPLVLALFGTQFAQAATVIAVLTPGIVAWGIASQPAAYLASHGRLFPRMSTTTLLINFALNLALIPLLGPAGAAIATTVSYTVISGYVIWTYARETQTRLVDLLVMRVSDVRFAVAAARALRHTSA